One Lasioglossum baleicum unplaced genomic scaffold, iyLasBale1 scaffold0955, whole genome shotgun sequence genomic region harbors:
- the LOC143220434 gene encoding dynein axonemal light chain 1-like, with protein MADISAKATTCKEAIQRWEEKTGLNASEEKKIILSFQWPPIDKMDNNLAALTAVENLSLSTNMIEKISGINSLKNLKILSLGRNNIKTFSGLEAVGEHLEELWISYNQIEKIKGVNVLKALKVLYMSNNLVKDWAEFNRLQEIPHLEDLLFINNPICESMDVESWRSQAVRRLPKLKKLDAIPVV; from the exons gCCAAAGCAACAACTTGTAAAGAAGCTATTCAGCGATGGGAAGAGAAAACGGGTTTGAACGCTAgcgaagagaaaaaaattattttgtcctTTCAGTGGCCTCCTATTGATAAAATGGATAATAATTTAGCAGCACTTACTGCTGTAGA AAACTTATCTCTCTCGACGAATATGATAGAAAAGATCAGTGgaataaattctttaaaaaatttaaaaatcttatCTTTGGGTCGCAACaatattaaaacattttctGGATTAGAAGCAGTTGGAGAACACTTAGAAGAATTATGGATATCGTATAATCAGATCGAAAAGATTAAAGGTGTCAACGTATTGAAAGCGCTAAAGGTACTTTATATGTCGAATAATTTAGTAAAAGATTGGGCGGAATTTAATCGTTTACAAGAAATACCACATCTTGAAGATTTATTATTCATCAATAATCCTATTTGCGAAAGTATGGACGTAGAATCTTGGCGTAGTCAAGCAGTTAGAAGACTTCCAAAATTAAAGAAACTTGATGCTATACCTGtcgtataa